The Flavobacteriales bacterium genome contains the following window.
CAGGATCTTGAACCGCATTTTGATGGAGAGCAGCTTTCACGCGTGTTCAGCGCATGTGCTGAAAGAGGAGTATCACGATTACTTAGTGCCCGCGATGAGGAAGGGAACCCCCACAGCGCAATTCTTTTCGTTCGAGACGAGCATTTCGTTTATTATTACTTGGGCGGATCCGACCCCGTGTTTCGTAATAGCGAGGCCTTTAGCGCGCTCATCTGGGAGGGTATCAAGTGGTCTCGTAAACTCGGCCTCGGGTTTGATTTCGAAGGCAGCATGCACGAGCCCATAGCTCGATTCTTTCGGAGCTGGGGAGCCGATCGAGAAGTCTATTACGAAATAGAGCGATTTAATTCGCGTTGGGCCAAGCTGCTCTTCACTTTGAAGAAAGCCGTCAGAAAGTAAGGGGGTGTCCTTATTTCGCGCGTGTCCAGGTCGTGGTCCTTCCCAAGAGGGAAAAGCCGATGTATCCTCGGAGCTTTACGGTATTCTTGTCGGGCATGGCAGCCATGGCGCTGTACGAGTTGCCCGATTGTGGGTCATAGATATCGCCACCATACCATTCGTCCCCTGTCCATTTCATTCCTTCAAGGAATTCGAGTCCGATGATGGGGCGTTCGCGAAGTTCTTTGTTTGGGTTCTCGTCGTCCACCTTCGGGGTTTTTCCGTCTTCTTCGTAGGGGTTCATTAACCAGGCGATCTTGCCGTAGTATTTACCGTCTTTCTTTTTAATGACCTCTACCTTGGATTTTTTATCCTCGGTGAACCAAACGCCAAGAATATCGTCGGCCTGTTGCGCCATGGCACCGATCGCGCCGTACGCGCAGAAAACTAAAAGGAAGAATAGTTTTTTCATTGTTTCATTTGCTGTTTTCCACAGACTTCTCATCACCTTTTCGGGAGACCTTCACTTGTTGTAACTCAATTTCACTGCTCGATGTTTTGCGAGCGTGCACGATACTGGCATTTAGTTCGAATCCGACCAACAGTACAATGGCGTTGATGTAGATCCATAGTAAGATGATGATCAGCGTTCCGATGGAGCCGTAGATTTGGTTGTAGCTGGCAAAATCAGTGACGTAAGAGGCAAATCCGTACGAGGTGAGCCAGAGTAAAAAAGTGGTCAATATGGCCCCGGGCGAAAAGAATCGGTGTTCTTTGCGGTTGGCCGGACCGTAGTAGTAGAGGAGGGTGATGCTGAAGAAAATGAGAGCCAGAACTACGATCAGCTGTGCGAATCCGAGTAATTGGCTTTCGAACCGCGAAACGATGTCGAGGACTTCGAGTCGATCGATGATGGTTTCACTGAAGATCACCAGGGTCACCGAGGTGATGAACATGATGGAAAGGACCACCGTCAATACTATGGATGCGCGTAGTTGGCTGAAAAAAGTGCGGATCTCGATGCTGTGGAAGGTGGCGTTGAAGGAGGTGATTATGGCGTTGACCCCGTTATTGGCGAAGAACAGGGCCAGTAAAAACCCCAGTGATAAAAGTCCACCGCGCCTGATTTGAATAATGTCTGTAAGCGTTTTGTCGATGGCCACCCAGGTTTTTGGTGGCACTACCGATTCGAGCAATGCGATGAGCTCGCTTTGAAAATTATCGATCGGGATGTAGGCGATGATAGTCAGCAAAAAGATCGTAAACGGAAAAATCGCCAAGAAAAAGCTAAAGCTAATGCTTGCTGCGCGCGTTGTAAGGTACCCCTCGAGCAAGCCGGTGACGAAGAACTTGAGTACCTGATAGAGGTCGACCCCGCCAAAACCGGGTAAATAAATCCGTTTGAGTAAGCGACGAAACGCCATCATAGGAGGCGAATACCACAATTTGTGTACCCAGCACTCGATCATTCCGCGGCCTTTAAGCTCATATCGAGGTTGTACATCGAGTGGGTGAGGGCACCAACGCTGATGAAATCGACCCCGCATTCTGCGTATTCGCGAATGGTTTCTTCGGTGATGCCTCCGCTCGATTCGATTTCGCAGCGTCCGGCGATCAGTGCCACAGCTTTGCGCGTATCGTTGTAGTTGAAGTTGTCGAGCATAATGCGATGAACTCCGCCTACGGCGAGAATCTCACGTACTTCGTTCAGGTCGCGCGCTTCGACCTCAATTTTAAGATCCTTCCCTTTAGCGGTGAGGTATTTTTTGGTCTTTTCGATCGCCGGGGCAATGCCGCCCGCAAAGTCCAAATGATTATCCTTAAGCATCACCATATCGTACAAACCAAAGCGGTGGTTCATGCCACCCCCGACCTGCACGCTGTACTTCTCGAGTAGTCTTAGTCCCGGTGTGGTCTTGCGCGTATCGAGCACCTTGGTAGGGAGCCCTTTGAGGAGGTCTTGATATTTACGGGTCCTGGTTGCCACGGCACTCATTCGTTGAAGACAATTTAGAACAAGGCGCTCTCCGGTAAGCAGGGCTATGGAGGGGCCGGTGACTTTGAATGCGATGTCTCCGGGTTTTATGCGGTCTCCGTCTTTAAGTAGGTATTCGACCCGGCAGTTAGGATCGACCTGCTGGAAAATGAGCTCGGCCAGAGGGAGTCCGGCGATGACCCCTTCCGCTTTACACAACAGCTGAGCTTGCCCCGTGGCATCGGTAGGGATGCAGGCGAGTGAACTGTGGT
Protein-coding sequences here:
- a CDS encoding YihY/virulence factor BrkB family protein gives rise to the protein MIECWVHKLWYSPPMMAFRRLLKRIYLPGFGGVDLYQVLKFFVTGLLEGYLTTRAASISFSFFLAIFPFTIFLLTIIAYIPIDNFQSELIALLESVVPPKTWVAIDKTLTDIIQIRRGGLLSLGFLLALFFANNGVNAIITSFNATFHSIEIRTFFSQLRASIVLTVVLSIMFITSVTLVIFSETIIDRLEVLDIVSRFESQLLGFAQLIVVLALIFFSITLLYYYGPANRKEHRFFSPGAILTTFLLWLTSYGFASYVTDFASYNQIYGSIGTLIIILLWIYINAIVLLVGFELNASIVHARKTSSSEIELQQVKVSRKGDEKSVENSK
- a CDS encoding DUF2147 domain-containing protein — translated: MKKLFFLLVFCAYGAIGAMAQQADDILGVWFTEDKKSKVEVIKKKDGKYYGKIAWLMNPYEEDGKTPKVDDENPNKELRERPIIGLEFLEGMKWTGDEWYGGDIYDPQSGNSYSAMAAMPDKNTVKLRGYIGFSLLGRTTTWTRAK
- the nadC gene encoding carboxylating nicotinate-nucleotide diphosphorylase, which produces MIALRDHRDELLNFIDYSLREDVGDGDHSSLACIPTDATGQAQLLCKAEGVIAGLPLAELIFQQVDPNCRVEYLLKDGDRIKPGDIAFKVTGPSIALLTGERLVLNCLQRMSAVATRTRKYQDLLKGLPTKVLDTRKTTPGLRLLEKYSVQVGGGMNHRFGLYDMVMLKDNHLDFAGGIAPAIEKTKKYLTAKGKDLKIEVEARDLNEVREILAVGGVHRIMLDNFNYNDTRKAVALIAGRCEIESSGGITEETIREYAECGVDFISVGALTHSMYNLDMSLKAAE